A window of Dorea formicigenerans contains these coding sequences:
- the zapA gene encoding cell division protein ZapA — MASSKNFTEVLIGGKVFTLSGFESEEYLQKVSTYLNHKIDECSSSEGYRKQSAETRSVLLALNIADDYFKARKQGGTLESDIEAKDKEMYDLKHELISVQIKLENADKALDKLKEENKELQMKIVQLETEIKNNKEN; from the coding sequence ATGGCATCATCAAAGAATTTTACAGAAGTTTTAATTGGAGGAAAAGTATTCACTTTAAGTGGATTTGAAAGTGAAGAATATCTGCAGAAGGTATCTACATATTTGAATCATAAGATTGACGAATGCAGCAGTAGTGAGGGATATCGTAAGCAGAGTGCAGAGACAAGAAGTGTTCTGCTGGCACTTAATATTGCGGATGATTATTTTAAAGCACGAAAACAGGGCGGTACACTGGAAAGTGATATTGAAGCAAAAGATAAAGAGATGTATGATCTGAAGCATGAACTGATATCTGTACAGATCAAATTAGAGAATGCGGATAAAGCATTGGACAAGTTAAAGGAAGAGAACAAGGAACTTCAGATGAAGATTGTTCAACTGGAGACAGAGATTAAGAATAATAAAGAGAATTAG